The window taataaacatatataaatacttatcAACAgaagtcatatgtctagcaactagatgcattttatttttatcactaaCATTTTATTACTAGTATTATTGTAAGTATTAATGTTTTTCTCTGCTGTGTTTGGCCCTTTTAAACTTGCATGTTTGCTATAGTTAACTGCTTCCTGATAAAGGTAAAATCCTAATTACTTGCTCTCAGCAGCTGCAGGAGatacaattacattatatttaacaGTAATAATATGCCGTTAGACTGAATAATAAGGCAGAAGACACAATCAGTGCTTCCTAAACATAGACTGAGACAAGAAATGAAAGAAACTTGGACTATCAAGCTGATAGCAGACTCTGGAAGCTAGACATTGCAGAATTAACCTAGATGGTGTGATAGGGGCAGATAAAAAATCTGCACAAAAAGCAGATTCAACATCGCTCTTAAATAACTGGCAGCATGCAAATTCCAGATTGGTAACACATTCATTCAAGGATCAGCATTATTACCAGACCAATATTTTAAAGTCAAGGTCAGCAACAGCACCTTTACTTTTTGTGACAAAGGTTTAAGAAACAAAACAGGGTATTATCATTTACTTGGAAAATGGGCCTGTGCAATAAAAGGCACTGCTAAGGGAAAATTCTTCTTATAGAGACAGTATTCATTACATtagtattataaaataaagaagtttcagaaactttttttctcagCTTCACACCAAATATTAATTCATCTGCTCACAGGGACTATACACAGACAAAGTTTACCTATGATTCTCCTGTTAAAGTAATCTGGCAGCATTCTTTCACACACAGCCACTAGCAGCCAAAACGCCTCCTCCTCTTTGGCATACAGAAGGAGGACAGAAGTAAGGATATTCATTGCCTGGGAAAACACAAGCAAGGACAAAATAATCATGTTTTACGTTTGCTGCCAATTCTCCCGACATTCACGTTGACAAGAATCAGCTGAAGAAAAACATAAGCCAATTCATTGGGGATGTAACTTAATCTAAAGACATGAACAATAAAGACTACCTATCATAGAAAATTAATAGAGGCAGCTGATATCTCAAGATACTTATCCAAACCATTAAAATGAATTACCAATGCTAAAAAATATGGCAGCAAGTGAACAAGTCAACTGATAAACAAACTGAAAGCCATGACTGGTAGGTTTGGCTTTATGATGCTCTGTAGCGATCTCcactctttaatttaaaaaaaaaatgcagttcagTTATATAGTCACATATAATCGTTCTTTTACAATAAACAGGCGATGTAATGCAATGTCTTCGTGTCAGCCTCCCACCTACCTTTGAGTACTTGTTGAAACAATAAACCTATATTTAACTTTTTCAGGTGTCTTTAGTCTGGTCCAATGAAATCACAGGTCCTATTCACCCCCTTGTGGTAGGTGGATCCTAAATGCCGCAGAGACTATAATAACATAGTGCTGTTCTATGCAATATTCCTTCATGAATCCAGGGTGGGACACTGACAAGCTCACAGAAATGGAATGACTGGCACAAGGTGTCAGGTAAAAAGGTGACTTGGTGGTGGACAGTGCCATGGAGAATGCATGTTTTGCAGTCAGaactgcatttttaatttaagatgcagaagaatgtttttttttttcttgctggagCCAGGCtttattagttataaaaaaaataattaaaaaaaacacaatcttcaGATCCTTTCTACATATCTTTGCTAAATTGACATATTGGTTATTCTATTTCCCCATAAATAGAATAGGCAGATTTTCTCCACTGGACAGACAGCAATAGCAGCAGGCAAGTTACTTGTGGTGGCAACCTTAGAGCTTCTGTATTTCAAGCCTACCACCTGATCAACAGTAATAACTTTAGGTAAGGTCACatgacctctcctcctcctgggtcattgtctgtacctgtctgtcatttgctacccctatttaatgtacagcactgcgtaatatgagtgcattctataaatcctgtttattattattaataacaataataatggctGTGTGCAAAATTAAGATAAGGTAAATTTACTGCAATTTTCAAACAATGACACTGGTATGTTTGTAGGAATTGAAACTTCAATTTTAAATTGAACTACAGAAATACTTACACGTGCCATAAAAATACAGTTCACACTGAATACATTTTGTGTGTCTGTTAAGCTTTtgcaaaaatgaatttaaaattggATACAAGTACATGCCTCCTAGATCAACCTCCTGTCTTTGCTTTATAAACAGTTCAACAGATCTTAACACAccttaaaaatacagtatatcacACCATGTCCTGTTTAAACAGAATTATCTCACAAACAAAAGATCTGCATAACACATGATAATAGGAACTTCTGCAAACAGTGACACAGTATTAGAGCATACTGTATACGGGGAAATGAGCTAACCTGGCAATATCCAATTTTTGGGTTCCTGTATGCATATGCCGTCAGCACTCTTCTCAATGCCGAGATGCCGGTGTCACTTTGAAACGCTGGATGTTCTGGTAGTGATCTGCGCAAATCTCGCTCAATTTCATCTGTTGCCAAAGTGCTTGTGCCAAAAGACTTTTCCACAATTTCTGAGTAGTAGCCTGGATTAGCTGCCATGTCATTAACAGCACCTGCCAACAAGTGATAATAATACAACTTAGCATACAGTCCTTATAATATACACTTTCAGTACACAAGGTGCAAGTTGAATATGGAGAATCTATCTAATACCCCCTattattcctaattttaaaaCCTCTCATCTCAGCCACATTCACTGTTAACGCAAGGGGTTCTTCAACATGCCTAATAACGCTTGCTAATAAGTACAAATATCATGTTGGTTATAATGCAGGGAGTTGAAGAGGATTTtccactttcaataaaaaaatggaaaactcatTAAAAATTTACAATAGCTTAAGACTGGATAACCATTAAAAGCCTGCCATTTATACAGATTACCACCggaaatcatttatttattatatatttataaaagcaaaaatctTTCCATATGGACCACTATTAATCGCAAGATAAAAATAGGAAATTGAAGACTGGACCTTCTGAgctatattttattaagaaatttACTCTTCCGttcctatggaaaaaaaaacttaatagtaCTTATTTTATCTAAACAATAAATGATTAAATTGATACTCTTTTGAGTCACTCCTACTTCTTTACAAAAACGATTAGGTATATACAAAAGTACCTACTTACCTGAGAAAAGTAACCAAAGCTCTCCTCTCAAAGTCTCTGGAACGCCCCTAACAACTAAACTCCGAGTCCGTTTAGTACGAAACATGCTAACGCCACGACCACATTCTGTGAACAGAATATTCCAAGACTGCTCCTTCATTTTCTCTTTGAGCTGTGGAAATATTTAgagtaatttattttagtttggaGTAGAATTCAGTTCACAAAACATAGCAAAAGGAAGTAGTCCAATGTGtagtatttacatttatattattaatacaaaggtaacacacaaacataaaaaaatgtatagttaaaatattttattatagtcaaATACTCTTTATAACTGCAAAAACACAGGCACAAGCAAATGACCTAAtgtgaaaagcaaaaacaatagaAATTCTGGAGGTCAACATCCTGTATGCCAACTTTTAGACGATAACATTTCTTAGACTACGTAtagacgtcagatgattctcatccgataatcgcttCGGGCTAGTATCatatgagaatctggcatgtgtacaacgcTCATCTTACGTTGTTCATTGATCAGTCCTGGTGCATCtgcaaacgacgaacgatcgtaatacaagtgaaggggatagagcgcagtggggtgctgctccattgttccCACCTCCCCTTCCCTCTATAgagcagtcttttgtcgttggaaaggataatgaaagatcctttccaatgacaattattgaacgtgtgtacgcaaccTTAGACCTGCAACACTTTTAAGTGGTGATAGCATAATacaacatcatttttaaaagggTATTGATAATAGGACCCATAACCATAATGTTACTGCACATTGTCCGTCACATAAAAGAATTTAATATCCAGGACCACAAAATACTATGTACTTTATTAGTTAATTATCTCCACAACAAAGCAGGTGATGTATATATTTTCCTACCATTATTGGATCAAGGTTCTCAGCATCCTGAGGATGAAACACAGTCATTAAGGCTTCGGTGCTCACAGTCTTACTAGTGCCTTTTGGACCCACCATAGGATGAGCTTCTGTGAACTCTGCTTCATTAGGGCTGTAGCCAGTCTGAAANNNNNNNNNNNNNNNNNNNNNNNNNNNNNNNNNNNNNNNNNNNNNNNNNNNNNNNNNATttccattaaaacaaatataaaacatacagtatgtaactGAGTCATAACGCATGTGGATTCAAAGTTCTGTGTACCTGAAAACACTGTACTTAAAAGAGGACCTACAGAGAGAGAATATGTAAACTGCCACtactgatcttttggtgtcaatAATCAGTTACACAACTTAAACAAGCATGAACATAACCGTGTGACAATTAGCTAAACACCTGAGCCGtattctcattctgggtcagtgattcaacAGGTATTTAAAgcagagaatcagaacaccaactaggcaagctatatttttaaaagaaggttGACAATGACAGCatacataatctctcagtataTGTTCCCTTTAAATAACAATGGATGGTAAAGTAAACTTCCACCCAGAAAGCAAACTCTACATGTGGAGTAGGTTTGTTCTTCATCCAGACACTGCTATACTGTACTAACCCCAATCTACTTCATCATTTGTCTGAAATCTGATAATCCTGGAATACACGTCATTTAAACCTGCCTTGGAAGTTTGAAAGTGACTGGTAATAAGAACGGTATGCTGCTTTGTAACTAGAATGATCTACTGCTCTTACATTGCACACATGTAACATTCTAACTGCATGAAATTGTTGAAAATGACATTGACAGTAAAAATCAGCCCCTTGATGTCTTCAGTCCAATGACCAGCATCATTCCTGTTTTCCAGGTATTCTTGACCCTGCCCCAGCCTTGGACTTGAAAGCAAAAACAGCAGCAACAAATTATATATTGATCTCTCGGCCgatctgctttctcttcctattagCAAGCTTCTGCATTTAAGAGAGCCTGCGTTTAATAACATGTGTTAATGATTACAGAGttaaataatttgtgtctttGTATATGGTTAGAGTTTAGCACCTAAAGTGTCTCCCTATAAAGTGTTTTTTCCCAATAACTAATGGTTTGGCACAGAAAGAACATGAAATTTCAAAATCCCTATTGCAGCCAAAGTATCACTAATAGTTAACAGACAATGCCATAAGAAAATAATATCTGTAAACCATATGTAAAAACTTCTGTACACCTGCCACTATGAACAAGTCCAATTTAGAAAAAGCAACCTTAAAGGTTAGTTTTATCAGATCTCACAATACCTATTAGGCTATTGAATACCATCTAATGTAAAGTTGTGCTTCTCTGTTCctgttttctttatagaaaacagGAATACCAGCACACTACTTCCATTCCACATTTGTTGGCACCAGaactttaaattgaaaattaCACCAAGGGAGTAGGAGATTAATAGCAAAGGACCCACCTATATTTAAGATGAATGCAACACATCCCTAAGACCAATAGATACAGAACTCAGTAAAATGGGACTTTATTGGTACCTTATAACTATATTCGAACAACTAAAGATGGATAACACCAATTTCAAACCCTACAGATACATACAATCCCATTgtttaaaatatgcacaaaaaaaaatagatatctaATGTATTTCTAACATCTCTAATTTGGTGGATCTTCTCTGCATACACTAGCAAAGACAATTGTTTGGTAATATTCATTttgatttcatttcattttgatacaccatttttttcaatttaaatatcaAACATTACATGATTCTTAAACAAGAGGAGTTGTGAATTAAAATATTTCCAAGTTACCTCAGTGTAAACTGTATGCTGGGGACTTGTTACTCCACATCTAGACCTCAATCTTGTCACCAAGGATTCAAAGTCTCGAACATCTGTAAAACGAAAAATATGCTTCCCCTTTGTGCTAATGATAATAGCCCTAGTTGTCACATCTGACTTTTCTAATCCAGTAATCTGCAAATATAAGGACAAACTTTTGTAAATGTAAGACCATTAAAATTTTGGGTTAaggcagcaaaaaaagaaaacataaaagcacaatatacaatatttaacgTATACCTTAAGCCAAAATGTGTCCCCAATGTACATATCGCCATCTATTGCTAACCTATGGACAAAAAACTTGCAATGGGATTTTCCTTCCTTCGGGTACCATGTCAAACCTAGTCCTCCGCCAATGCTCCCAATTGGTATTCTTTTGGCGGGAAGACTTTGTCCATCAGGGATGTTCAGGGAGCAGGAAAATGGCAAGATGATCTTTTAGAAgttgaaatatacataaaactaCAACAACCTCTTTTACTAATGCCATGAGATTTAATGCCTTAAAGAGTCACTTGCAATATGCTTGCACTTCCCCCCTCCGCCATCAGGTACACATACACATATGAAAACTGCAATTGTTAGTATTTGTATGCACTACTATAAACCcacatttctcaaccagggttgttccagaggttgctgggggttccttgagcaatgcacAATTTGTGACTCGCAGGTTAATTTAGCTAACCTTTTTTAATTTAGCTAACTAATAACCTTTTATACAATCAGTaggagtgacattcttcttactgacaaGCAATGCAAGTGGCAttcatgctaatatattgtgatctgtggatacaGTAATAGCAGAGGCCTTTGCAGCTTTGCCTTTGGACACGTTTGAGTTCTGGGGCCTAGTATTTATACACTCAATGCAACATCTTTAAAATGTCACAGACTAGATTAAAACTATAggttaaaatgtgtttgtgtactAAAAGGACAAATATTGTTCAACATAAAAACTAGCAACTACCACCATTTTATTCTGCAGTCTTCgcttacagaaaatatataatgcttCATGGATTTTAAGTAGTAATCTTCAGGcctaaaaagcacattttaactTGAGTCTGAAAAACGGGAAAAAAATGCTCCAGCAGCAAAAGGATTAAACTCTTCAACGTGTCAACAGCAGTCACATTGCCGCAGGCCTGTTGACATTCATTTCCCCATTGAAGGCCCCCTTAGAGGACAGCATTTGGATGCCTAGCACTACTAAAATGCTATCAAGATTGAAAAAGTGATTGCATGCTGTCCTGGAGaatttgaaaaggaaaaatgaagAACCATCCAAAAGCAGTACTTTGAAGCAGAACATGAATGAAATAAGGAGAATGCAATTTTACAGACTGATTTAAACACTGTAGCTTTTATTTCATTACAGTAGCAAGATCTCCTGCAAAGTGATATTACCTCACGTAAAGGTATGATTGTGCTGTAAAGATTGCCATCGTGGCTGGCGAAGCAAATGTAGTTCTCGGAAACACACATCTTCCCCACTGTATTTAGGTGGCTGAAAGGTATCCATAAGAAACATTCGTGCACCTCTTTTAACGTCTCTTCTTTGGGCAGTCTGAAGTATGTAGTAAAACGCTCACTGTGTGCACGGCTTTCCAGACCTCTAGTGTGGAGTATAAGAAGGGTGCAATTAGACTCCTAACAGTGAGATAATGTTTTAAGAGAACTAAACTGCAGCGTTTATTCTGGTTTGATTATAACATACATTAATGTCATATTTTTAGTATGCATTTTGTgacatttaaaggaataaaaatgtcaggaaaagtAGTTTGCAATAGGTTGAGAAAAAGGTAATTACACCCTTAAATAGCAGTGATATTTATCAAGTCTCCCAGATCCCATAATTTATACATGCAGAACCCTTATTCTAACACATTTTGACTGACAGACAGGTTTGGCAGCCCCTCTCCTCATAGGTGAAATAAGCAGAACAAAAAATTCAGGGAGCAAAACAATACCAGAAACTGAAAATGGTTAGAACAACATTaaacaacatgaaaacaaacagtggttacaaagaaagaaaaaccatTAGAAAATATCAAACACAGTAGTAAAACTACAAGAGTTAAAGCAAGCCAAACTATGTCACAATGTGTCCATTTGGCTACATGaactataacaataaaacattgtacaTGCAACATAATGTATTGTATACACCACCAGACACTCTCAAGTAGATATATTAGGAATATACCACAtagaatatttgaaatatttgggaTTTTTGTCTTGTTTGGATCTCTAGAAGTATGAAAGATAAAGTTATATCTTTCTGAAGGAATCATGTGTGAAAGATATCCCATTACTGTGTTTTTAGTATTCCCCTGTAAAAAAATTATCCATAAAGACGATACTATGTGGTTAATGGTGGGTAAGAGTGTCAGGCAGCCATAATGGCCCTCCTAGCTGCTAGGAAGCAAATACTGATCCAATTTTATTGTAGCAGACAAAGCCTCATTCCAGTGGACAAATAAAAGAAGTAGGGCGGAGAAAGGCACCGAGAACCCTGACACTTGTTTTATGAACAGTATCACCTGTCTCCAAAAATCAGCAATATTGGCACATGACCAAAAGTGATAAGCTAAAGGGGCAAAGTAAGTCTCTACATTCAGGGAACTAAAATTTCCATTAAGCATCAGATGGGTGAGATGATGCTCTAAAAAATTTGCTCTatgcataataataatcatcactGTTTCTCTCCACATATCATTTGTCAAATTTTTGCATTCCTTCAGGTAGCCATGGATGACTTAAATCAGCAAGATCCTAGTCTTGGAAATGCCTTGAAATTTAGCTCTAACCATTCCACTTTTTAAAAGCAATCTCCCTCTGTGTGTGTTGAGATACAACTTGATGACTTGGAAACATGTGATTTACAACTTGCCTTAATTTTTCCCTTTAACAGTTCCCTGGGCAAGCTAGATTGGCTGCCCTTAAACtctatagggcctgatttattaaagctctccaaagctggagggaatacactttgatcagtgaagctgggtgatccagcaaacctggaatggatttcctaaaagtaatttgctagcaaatgttttgaagccaggaccagatcgattccacgtttgcttgatctcccagcttcactgataaaagtgtatctgctTCAGCATTggagcctttaataaatcaggaccaatatgtGAACATAAATAAGCCTTCAATTTAAAAATGCTACACAGGCTTTTGAAAGAATTATTTGCCTGTTCCAAGATTTGGATACCTCAATGTACCGCTACAGTCTGAAGGAGGAAGGAATAAGAGGACTAAagctatttaaaacttttaagtcCTTGCTTACAGTAGGTTTACACAATAATAATGCTTACCTTTTTGTGATTTGTAGAGGATCATTTAGTATTGGATCATTCTCAAATGTTTCTTTATCAAAAAGTCTTCTGATAGAATAGCTGGCCAGTTGTTCCATTAGAAGGAATGTTTCGTTAATGTGCAAGAACATAGAGAAATAATGGTTCTCCCCCTGGGAGCAAACATGGATACTCTCTGTGAGTAGAACTGTTGAGGTCTTCTCCAGTCTAGAGATCTCATCCCA is drawn from Pyxicephalus adspersus chromosome Z, UCB_Pads_2.0, whole genome shotgun sequence and contains these coding sequences:
- the TBC1D8B gene encoding TBC1 domain family member 8B isoform X2, giving the protein MWLRPEEVLLKNAWKLWVTESSNPYFVLQRRRGYGEEGGGLTGLLVGTLDAVLDSTAKVAPFRILHQTPDSQVYWSIACGANRDEILKHWQWLEQNVMKTLSVFDSSDDITSFVQGKIRGLIAEEGKGSFIKEEDPEKFREALLKFDKCFGLPDQEKLVTYYSCSYWRGRVPCQGWLYLSTNFISFYSFLLGAEIKLIISWDEISRLEKTSTVLLTESIHVCSQGENHYFSMFLHINETFLLMEQLASYSIRRLFDKETFENDPILNDPLQITKRGLESRAHSERFTTYFRLPKEETLKEVHECFLWIPFSHLNTVGKMCVSENYICFASHDGNLYSTIIPLREITGLEKSDVTTRAIIISTKGKHIFRFTDVRDFESLVTRLRSRCGVTSPQHTVYTETGYSPNEAEFTEAHPMVGPKGTSKTVSTEALMTVFHPQDAENLDPIMLKEKMKEQSWNILFTECGRGVSMFRTKRTRSLVVRGVPETLRGELWLLFSGAVNDMAANPGYYSEIVEKSFGTSTLATDEIERDLRRSLPEHPAFQSDTGISALRRVLTAYAYRNPKIGYCQAMNILTSVLLLYAKEEEAFWLLVAVCERMLPDYFNRRIIGALVDQAVFEELIRDYLPQLTDHMTDMTFFSSVSLSWFLTLFISVLPIESAVNVVDCFFYDGIKAILQLGLTVLHFNIDKLLVCKDDAEAVTILNRAAYTR